One Arachis hypogaea cultivar Tifrunner chromosome 2, arahy.Tifrunner.gnm2.J5K5, whole genome shotgun sequence genomic window, GTGTGGTTGATTACAGCCCTGCCGTGTCACTCACCGGGAAATTCATGGCCGTCGCTTCCCACGGCTCCGGACTGTGGCGCGGCGATTTCCGAGAGCTTGAAACGGAAATCGTTGTTTTCTCTGAGTCCGAACCTGAGAATCGCGTCGTCGTGAGTGAGCGTGGCGGATGGCCGACTTGGTCACAAGACAACACGATATTCTTCCATAGAATTGCAGAGGATGGCTGGTGGAGCATTTTCCGGGTTGATTTATTCGATTCGGAGCTATGCCGAACGGACCCGCCGGTTCGGATCACGCCGGCAGGAGTACACTGCTTCACGCCGGCGGCAATGCACGATGGAAAGCGTATCGCCGTCGCAACTCGCCGGCCAGGGAGCAGTTTTCGCCACATTGAGATATTTGATCTTGAATTGCAATCGTTCCAACCAGTCACGGAAACAATAAATCCAAGTTTCCACCATTACAATCCTTTCGTATCTCGCAACTCACGGTACCTTGGGTACCACCGATTCAGAGGCGACCCAACTCAGGGCGAGTCCACGTACCCGCATCTTGATCCTGTTCAGTCTCCAATTCAGAACCTACAGTTACTGAGACTAAACGGTTCGTTCCCCATCTTTTCCCCATGTGGtgatttcattgctttcaatCACGATTTTGACGGTAACGGCGGCGTCAAGATAATCAGATCCAATGGTTCGAAGCGCTGGACATTGCTGAAGGGACGCACGTGCTTCTACAACTCTTGGAGCCCATCGGAGAAGCACGTTATATACACCTCCGTGGGTCCAATTTTCGAGTCGGTTTCGAAATCGGTTGAAATCGCACGGATAGAATTCGAGCTGGACCATCTAACCAATGACCGAAAAGAGATTCCATCTAAGATGAAGATTCTGACCAAATCCGGCACCGGAAATAACGCTTTCCCGTCGTGCTCTCCGGACGGGAAATCCATCGTGTTTCGTTCTGGTAGATCAGGGCACAAGAATTTATACATAGTTGACGCTGTTGACGGCGAGTTTAACGGCGGTTTACGGAGGCTGACGGAAGGAGCGTGGATCGATACGATGCCGTGTTGGTCACCGAAGGGTGATCTAATTGCGTTTTCTTCGAACATGCATAATCCAACGAATCCAGAGGTTTTTGGAATTTATGTGGTGCAGCCCGATGGTAGTGGTTTGCGGAGGGTTGAAGTGGCGAAGGGAGAATTGGCGGAGAGGGAGAGGTTAAATCACGTGTTCTTTAGCTCTAATGGAGAGTGGTTGCTGTTCACGGCTAACATAGGTGGCGTGACGGCGGAGGCGGTGTCGTTACCAAACCAGTTTCAGCCGTACGGGGACTTGTATGCGGTGAGGTTGGATGGGAGTGGGTTGAGGAGGC contains:
- the LOC112742980 gene encoding uncharacterized protein; protein product: MLTSLRHALRKRPAPPQFYIPHSQSQLLFPINKNRTTISSSCSPITLSNTYQLSNSHSKSTMSQPSGTIVFNTVGRPQYGFDIFSVDLHNHHTAAFADRRLTDGVSINFNAQFIEENDSVVFVSERTGSPRFYLTRPEDKPQPLPFVPNSLFHDRPTIKNGKLYFVSTHEPPEPETVFKSWNAVYSTAVDSVDGVVTRITPKGVVDYSPAVSLTGKFMAVASHGSGLWRGDFRELETEIVVFSESEPENRVVVSERGGWPTWSQDNTIFFHRIAEDGWWSIFRVDLFDSELCRTDPPVRITPAGVHCFTPAAMHDGKRIAVATRRPGSSFRHIEIFDLELQSFQPVTETINPSFHHYNPFVSRNSRYLGYHRFRGDPTQGESTYPHLDPVQSPIQNLQLLRLNGSFPIFSPCGDFIAFNHDFDGNGGVKIIRSNGSKRWTLLKGRTCFYNSWSPSEKHVIYTSVGPIFESVSKSVEIARIEFELDHLTNDRKEIPSKMKILTKSGTGNNAFPSCSPDGKSIVFRSGRSGHKNLYIVDAVDGEFNGGLRRLTEGAWIDTMPCWSPKGDLIAFSSNMHNPTNPEVFGIYVVQPDGSGLRRVEVAKGELAERERLNHVFFSSNGEWLLFTANIGGVTAEAVSLPNQFQPYGDLYAVRLDGSGLRRLTCNAYENGTPTWYDGVLALCSEDEKEDDSDVLMGAFQEPLWIN